Sequence from the Melanotaenia boesemani isolate fMelBoe1 chromosome 21, fMelBoe1.pri, whole genome shotgun sequence genome:
CTTTTTGCATTTCGCTTCACTTTTGATCAGTTTTGTGTCTTAGCTGCATAATTATTGCATAATTAATCATAATAATCTTATTTTGGTGATGTTTGCGTTTCTATTTATGGCCAGTCTTTGGGCTTTGTTAGTTATTTCAAGTCAGTttacagatttaatttaaaatgttatgcaTTTGATCATATTGAGCCCTCCCCCCAGTAATTTGACTTCCCACCTGGGGTGGCCTCTAAGGTGGCTTTGAGTGTGCCAGGCTCAGCAGGTACTGCAGGTCTGGCGCCCTCCATAGACACATTGTCTGTAGAGTTAATTCTGGAAATCCCTGACTTCTTCTTCTGCAAGGCTTTCTGAATCGACGTCCTGTCAGTCGGCAGGTTGGCCAGCTGGTGGAACACATTCCTCTTACGGATGATGGCGTACACCAGGTTGGAATTACCTGTGAGGGAGATTTCAGATTTTCACTCGGTGTCCCGAACAGTGTCTCACTGATGTGTCCATGTCCTTTTTCTTACCATCAAATTGATACTGGATGATGTTGTTGAAGACCTCCAGCAGGAAGAAGACCAGGTGGTGATTCTGGGGGGCAGACAGGAGGAACCAGGGTGTAGAGAAGGCCTCCAGGAGGTGGAGCAGCTTGTTGGCTGCCACCATTGACAGGCTCTTGAGGTAAGGTGAAACTGTGGAGGGACAACAATGTCTCAGATGTGGATGtagagaagaataaaaaagctCAGCAGGTCTCCTACTCCACCAGCAGGAGGCAGCATTTCAGTTGTGATACCCACTGTTCACTATGATAGTAAGCAGGCAGTCAAAGAGAGGATGGAGTCGTTGGTGTCCACAGGTGATGATTTTATGAAAGATCTAATCatgataaaatacaagaaataaatgcaGTTGAAATTTGCAGagttgatcattttaatttttccatagtttaaagtaaaaatgtggaaatgtgTCATAAACAGGTGGAGTAAAACACTAAAATAGTTCTATGAAGACAAGCTCACTGTTGTTTTAGTCTCTGGTTTCTCACCACTATGAGCAGGTCGGCGTGCGTTCCTGTGAAAACAGGCATGTCCATGGGCACCCGAAGAGTGTACGGCTTGTTCAGACGAACACCAAAGTTTCTCTCTCCACTCAACAGCAGCAGGATGAACACGCCGATATGCATGAGTCCCACCCGAGCTGCAGATGCACAGAAACCCAGTtttcacagctggaagttttcAGCAACGATCCTTACGAGTTCACCCACAATACGCACACTTAAATAACttcactttcacacacacacacacacacacggactTACACTGATCTGCTCTGGCATCGTTCAGGTAGAAAAGAATTGGAACCAGCATCTCCAATACATCGCTGCTCTTTAGGACAAAAAATAGGAATttctaaaatacacaaaaacaactaaatcagCATTTTGAGTCTTCTCAatcacataaaataatatatttacttCAGATAGGAAGTTTTAATTTTGCAAATATCAACTAATTTTAAGAGCAAGAATTTATTCACAATGTAGAGCAGCTGCTGAAACCGTGACACCATTTCtctcgatagatagatagatagatagatagatagatagatagatagatagatagatagatagatagatagatagatagatagatagatagatagatagatagatagatagatagatagatagatagatagacagacagatttTCCTGCTAATATAATATTTACAAAGTAGCTGATGTCACATTAAACAGCAGGCAAAACAGTTAAATGCTAATACCAACATGCTAagtatgctaacatgctaatgtttTACTGATAAGTTCTCTgtctagcatgttagcattagctaatTAGCACAACATCTGAGCTTAGCAGTGGCTAAGAATCTGATTCAcaatttctcacatttttaagtatttgaattatttctgacaaaatacaacaaattcCTATCAAGACAAAACTTTaactaaaatggaaaaaaatcagcaaagTAATTTTAAATGAATCCAGAAGCAACTAAATTACTGAGACTCGTCTGCCCCattagtttttataatttattgtgTGTTAAGTGAATatttagagggaaaaaaaagtaaaaatttatactaaaagataaaagaaaaagtcagcagTCCCAAAAAGTATGGAAATGTGATAATAAGGGaataatgtttatattttaatcagATGTCCTTTACTGACTGGCTTTTCCATGAGTGCTTTAAATTTTAGTGCATCTAACTCCAAAATACAGCATagatttatgaagaaaaacttttttggacattttaaaaatctgattttaaaccTTCCAAGTTGTGattttgctgtattttatttcatgaaaatctaacttatctttttttttgcatttattgaacatcagtgttgtttttagagGACCCCTTGGTGCATGTCATTCCCTGTTCTCTCTGACCCTTTTTCCTGTCAAGCtactttaatttaaacttaTTCTCAGAAAGCATCTTTGAATTGCTTTAGTTTTTagcaggttttatttatttatttgtttttagatgtaGCTTGCATTTGCCTTTTAAATAACTAATTCATATTGTAAATGAGACTTTGTGTCTCAATGGGAccacctgtataaataaaggtcaaacacaaagtaaaaactCTGAATAGCTGTGGAAATGACCTCAAACtgactttaaaataattataaagacAGACAAGGTCACCAGTTTTGAAAAGTTACTAACACAGATCCTGACCTGGGGGTGCAGTGtgaaaaccaaacttaaaaATCAGACGCAGATTTGTTTGAACTCATGACCAACATGTGGAAAGTGAGATGAACCAGTAACTGCATGAAGCTTTGTTTTCTAGAAAATGTAGCTCTACACCTTGTTGAAGTCACAGAACTTCCAGAACAGGATGAACAGCTCCTGGTGGAACTGGATCTTCTTTGTGGATCGAGGAAGGTAGGTCTGGATCAAGGGGTTGTTGAGCAGCTGGGCCAGACCTTTGAGGATAAAGCTCAAGTCCtgaacatatatataaaaaaaggacaCTTAAACATCCCACTGTGTTCATCCTAGTCACTGTTATAAGGGATGTCAGGACATCACAGTACCTCTTCTCTGTGAATCCTGGAGAGATAATTCACAAAGAGGTTTTCTGGTCCAGCTTCCTGAAAAGAGACCATTATCATCTCAGCAtctaaatttaaacaataaattgtTTACTGATTTCCTTCTGATTGTACCTCCGGCCCCTCCTCAGCGGAAAGGGATGTGGTGGCGTCCAGAGCCCGCAGGGCGGCGCTTGCTGCTGTTCCAGCTTCGTGCTCCAGAGTAACGATAAGGATCTGGACTGCCAGCTCCACCAGCTGCTCCCGGTAGTCGGAGAACAGCAGGTGGTTGTAGGGGATGCCGTAGCCCACAGGGTCATAGGCACACACCACGTTGAGCAGGGAGGTGAACAGAGGCAGGGCATGTCTGAAGCATTTAAACACATGTGGGAGTCAGTGGTAGCCTGAGCTGTGTGCTTGTACCAGACACAGAGTGGTAGGATTATATTTCTGTAAAGGACTATTTCTCCTTTACACTGACTTAAATGTAGTCCTTCATATAAATTCTGGTTTTTACAGCAGGTACAGACTTGTGTTAGCCTTGAAGGCAGCACCTCCTGCCAGGTAACATACTGGACATGTACCTATTAATACTCACCCCTAAACTGACAGCCAGACATTGCTATatttaaataacagattttAACTTACTGCTTCAATTAAGTAAAGCATTAAACTAAAGTATCTTTGGTGTACTGTTCCTCCTTCTAATATACTGATTCAACAGCTTTGGTCACAAGTTACTTTCTGATTAAGTCCTGTATAGTACAGCTGagatgctttgttttctttcacctAATTAGAAACCATCTCTGATGACCATTTAAATAGTTTGTACTGCATGTAAATTTACCAAAATGTTCCATTTACACAAGTGTGTCACTTTACAGTGCAATACCAGAGATGTCCACTTGGTGCTGACTCTTAAGCATCTGACTCCAACACACTGGTTAAAATTAAACACTAAAGTCAATAAAATTTCACATCTCATTAAAGTAACTATCTAAACAGAATGTACTTTTTCTGAGTCATTACGagaaaaaatgttggaaaaacaaagaaatatgttcaaataataattattgtCAAATTAATCCAAAATATGCTTTTAACAGGGTGAAAAAGATTACTTATATTGTGGTTAACGGTTAACAGAAGCTGCCTAATTCTGCcttcataaaaacataaataaatgaataaattttgttagactaaaaatgaaaagtagaaaaacatcTTTAGGTATGTTTTCTATGGAAGCTGAAAGCATTCCTGCAATTACtaatttttattgtcattatctCAAGACcacaaatgaattatttttgttattttgagaAAACAAAGCTTGTTTTCACTTATTAGTTAAATGTTCTCTTTATCTCTAGGTAAACTTTAACTGGTTATTACAGGataaatttgcttttttgaGAAcgtgaaatgataaaaatataatttgagGGATGCACGTGTTATTCGTTAGCTTCTCGACATTGGCTTTCTTgactttatcaaataaaaactttgttttatgatagtttttaaaaataatcattatCTGGAGataattaaatcaattattcTGTTATGAGAAAACAATccttgttttctcaagataatgaGATAGATCATTATCTAgatgtaatgatgttttggtttttagtttgtttttttaaaccatgcaTGGCCATTTTTAGCTTCCATTGTTTTCTTAATGAAAATGATCAGTATGAAATCAGTAACTGGGTCATTACAGAAAATAGGACACAAGATTTTAGAGATATATTTGTTTAAAGTGGAGCTGgtttaacatattttatcaCACACTGTACATTAAAATCTGTTTAGTTTGGCTCTTTGTCAAAGTaactaaagatggaaaataaatcCAATTTCCTCTGAACTCTTGCAGTTTGTCAAACTGgaaaaaagcacatttaaaaggaTCAACTGTTTACCTGTTTTCTGAGGAGCAGAAGAAGGAGACCCAGGGGTTGGGGACTCTGCTGTCAGTGGAAGGAGGGAGGTACATGGCTTCAGAGAAGCAGGTAAGAAGCAACTTCAGAAGTTCAGTcctgaaaaaacacaaacacgaGTCAATGATGCTAAAATGCTCATAAGAAGACTTCTTTAGAAGAGGAGAGTAAGAAGATGACTTTCACCATGCagagattagatttttttttataaaggtggGTGAGTAGTTCAGGCTACATGAAGTTACAAATATATTTACAGGACTACAAAAATGTAGAAGCTGTTGTGTCTAAACATACAAATTAAAGCCCCACTAATGAACTTGGACAGATTGTCACACTTTAGGGCCCCCTAATAAcaactaattcagcatccatcttgcatcttgtctcttctctgagctctctccagccagtaaaagtcagcctGATGTTGATTCttctcatctcttgctctgtcactttctctctttcctctcttcctctggtaatatttccttgtgtttctttgctgaatcagccatggtgtgatTTCAAAATGGCCATTGTATTGATAACCAGTGGCTGGTGTGTGCTGCGGTGCAGTAAAATGATGCTTcaggacaggaaaaaaatgttatgaaGAGCGGATTCTCGGCCTCAGagctgcagggaaacaacaCCTCTGGTGTTGTACATGAAAAATTTAACAAGaaaattgtttaataaattgtgtagaataatttttttgtttttgtttctaaatatcaacatatttgtatgttttgatCTTGCACAAGGCTCATTCAGTTAtcataaagcaaaacaaggGTCAGAATACCCAACAGACATAATCTGAGCTGAAATGGTGCCGGAGTCTCACCTGTTCAGATCATGGATGTAGTTCGGAGGGGGTGACTGAGCAAAGCCCACCCCAGCCTCCCAGATGTACTCACAGCTGTCCATGGATCGCATGTCCTCAGCTGTATCCTGCAGCAGAGACGAGGGTTTTAAAATCACTCATGTCCTTTGACCAGAGACTCCACGTCTTCTGACCCCTCAGTTCTCATTAGCACAACCCAGAAAGCACTCCTGAAAGTGTTGTCTGCTTTTTAACCTCCCGCTTGTCAGCCAGCTGCATTGCAAGTGTAATTGTTCACATGCACTACACCTACAACAGGATTCCACTAAGGGCCGCGTTAGAGCTCCCTGACCGAGTAGGGTTGCTGAATTTGTACGgtgtaagaaaacaaactatGTACTACTAAGTGGAAAATTAGTCTCAGGAGACTGAGAGCTGATGAAACTGCTGAGTCAACTCAGGTGTCTGATGACCTACAGTGTAAATGTATGGggcaataatttaaaaattacaataaagtcACTATTTTTACTACAGAAAAGGACCATATGAATCATTCAAAAGGCTGGGTATCTGGAACATAAAGCAATGTCAAAACATTTACCATCTCAGATCCCTTTTTAAACAGAATGTCTGGTCACAATACAGAGATATTGGGGCGGAGTGTCgtggttgaacgccttgcatggAAGCTTCcgtcatcagtgtgtgaatgtgtgtaaatgggtggattttatgtataatgtaaagcgctttgggtatcgtttCAGGTATAgtgaaagtgctatataaatacagaccatttaccatattaAAGTTTATTCATGTTTGTGTCGTATGGGCAGTCGGATTAGCTGTTACGTACCCTTGTGGTATTCCCATCACCACTGTTGGTAGTTGAAATCATGGTtagctgtggtggtggtggggggggggggatcaaCGGGGAAACTGACCTCAACAAAACACCGGTCTCTCACCAGCTATTGTGACAAGCATATGTCAAAGTGCAGCAGCAATAATAAGTCATAATGCTGCAGGTGGTTTTGGATTTGTCTTTGAAATGTTCCATAATCTTTACCACTGTGTAACCTGTGACCTTTCATCAAACTGGTCCCTGCACTGCCTCTACTGGTCACTCACATACTGCGGCTCGTGAAAACGTAGTGATTATTTCTATTCAGCAGTTAAACACTCCCCAACCATGACTTTCTATGCAGATAAACAGCCCTCTGATAAAATACGTATTGTTGTTATTAGTAACCCCCAAGCTACAGTTATGGTTCAGAAGACAATCCTGACTTTCTTCAGCAGTGGGATCATACCAGAAGTAGCtgtctcttttcactatacacctcctcactcggtgcagtcattagctctcatggtttctcctaccactgctatgcagatgacactgagcttttcctttctttcccacctgacaatacaaccgtctcaatgcgaatatcagcatgttgctgatatctccacatggatgaaggatcgccaccttcagctaaatctgtccaagactgagcttattgtctttccagccaatccttccttaccgccacagataagcgtgcaacttgactctatcacacttgCGCCTACGTCTTCTATcgggaatcttggtgtcatggtagacaaccagctgacctttaaggaccatgttgcctcggttgctcgatcttgccgatttgctctctacaacattaggaggatcagaccctacctgactgaacacacggcccagctcctggtccaggctctggtcatttcacgcattgactactgcaactccttactgtcTGATCCGCagagactcagttgtttaaggagcatttccacacttagttTAACTCTTCTattcaacagaatgagttagaaagatttgtccagctctttggctcaactaagtactgaataagctgtgtgcaactatgcccaagatgatattgtctGATGAAAttgtaatgtttgtatttaaacaaaatggcttacaaaaactacaaaaaacaaacaaacaaaaaaaaaaaagttatgcacTGCCTCTTGCACTACATggcagcacctgggtccaactggagtCACAAcagtctgactacaacttaattatgacgtcccatcttgtttgaattcttgcttgtgttgttcttactctcaaatgtaagtcgctttggataaaagcgtctgctaaatgactgtagaatagaatagctgTAAACATAGAATAACCACCCCTTGCCATATAActttcaatataaaataaaagcaagttCTTCTCTTAAAGAACTTACTTTAAAGAATTAAGCTGAGTAATTACAAATGCTTCTTTTAGCTTTGAATTGGTCTCAGCAGGTGACTCTGTGGAACAACAGATAAGTATACAGATGTATATTTAATATGGCAGCtggaaagtgtgtgtttgaatgctACCCGTTGCACACACTTTGCATTCACCCCGATGACCGACTGAACCACCAACCGCCATGACACCGCGACACTCCATTACCTCACTGACGGCAGAGGCACCCCACAAATTACTACCCGCTCAGTGGGAAATGCTGTACAAGTCTACTGGGAAGGTGAAACAGCTCTACTCAGTTCTCAAAGAGGCCCACTGATAATAATCAATACATTTACAAGTCCTAATATCTTGATGTTTTGTTGTAGATGGGCTGCTGAACAGGAacctgaggctacaattcacacacactcaccaacactggacaatagaagatggagaaactttgctggtctgatgagtctccatttcagctccacattcagatgctagactcagaatttggtggaaacatcatgaaaacatggatccatcctgccttggatcattGCTTTAgcctgctgctggtgtaatggtggggggatattttcttggcccactttgaaccccttagtaccaacatgacctggtttaaccaccacagcctacctgagtattgttgctgaccatgtccatccctttgtgaccacagtggagcatcttctgatgctacttccagcaggataatgcaccatgtcacaaagctcagatcatctccacctgctttctagaacatgacaatgagttcactggactccaacgacctccacagtcaccagatctcaatccaatagaacAGCtagttgaatctatgacaccaaaaaTAAGGACAGTTCTGCAGAAAAAACtggggtccaacccggtactagcaaggtgaaCCTGATAAAGTGAGCTGTGAGTGTATATCTGAGCTAAAACAACAGCAGTGGGACTGTGTTCACACATACTTGGACCAAGCCGAGTACTCGGCTGACAATATCTACATATGACACCTCAGCACAGATAACTACAGCTTTATGAATAGATGTGACAAGGTGCCACAGTTGTTTGTCAGAAGCAAACTGACAGCATAGGGCAGTGTTCCACGCCACATTACAGCTGACGGGTGGTTTAACCAAGCACCCTGAGCTCATTGTCTAAGCTTTTAGTAAACCATTTTTCCTGGATGCTTTATCTTTTCAGCAGCTTAAAGTAATGAAGTGCTGAGAAATGACATTAATACTTAAGCAgcatgaataaaactaaaactttctGCACAAATGGACACCACAGAGGCttttaacaaatatatatatattgtcctCCAACAACTTTTGACCTGTAAAAGACCAAATCCTGACAGGGAAGTGAAAGTGCAACATGTCACCTGTGCTTCTTTGTGCACGTCATGCTTCACGCTTCACAGGTCAGAGAGGCAGGAGGGAACAAACAGCCGCTGGCTATTTCCTCTGGAAAGGAGTGAGGAGTGATGTGATCACAGCACAGATCACCTCCCGGTCTCTCAAGTGTTTGCTGAGCTCAGTTAAGAAGCATCCACCCTGCTCAAACACCCGCTCCCCCCGCCGCCCCGCCCTCTGCGTCACGTAGAGTCACTCATTAACTGGAGCTACTGCCTGAGAAGATTGCATGAAGGAGATAAAGGCACTAACACAGAGCTGAATATCAGACTAACCTCTTTATAGCAGCTGTAGCTTCAGGGATGAAGCGAAGCAAAGACTTGGCTGAAGcaagatgttttcctgcttaaTGTTGGAATATCTTAAAGAATTACTGTACTGTACCACTGTACACTGTACTCTGTACTGCCAAATAGTGTGCAGATAAATACATCCCACTAGCCTCCATTATGCTTTGTGTTTACTGTTTAGCTCTGTTATTTGATATGAAAGCATATCAACAGTTTGCATAAGCAGCAACAATGTTAAGGCTCAATTATGTGTAAATTTTCTCTCCATATTAGCACAACAGAGCAACCAGGGGACGGCGGACTGACCGGGCTGCTCTTCTTGTGGCTCT
This genomic interval carries:
- the hid1b gene encoding protein HID1b isoform X1 yields the protein MGNADTKLHFRKAVIQLTTKTQPVEATDDVFWDQFWVDSSIAVQDIFALVPAAEIRAVREESPSNLATLCYKAVERLVQCADSGCPSEKERQIVVNCTRLLTRILPYIFEDADWRGFFWSTIPGASRSGCLDEDVDENEARPLAESLLLAIADLLFCPDFTIQSHKKSSPDTAEDMRSMDSCEYIWEAGVGFAQSPPPNYIHDLNRTELLKLLLTCFSEAMYLPPSTDSRVPNPWVSFFCSSENRHALPLFTSLLNVVCAYDPVGYGIPYNHLLFSDYREQLVELAVQILIVTLEHEAGTAASAALRALDATTSLSAEEGPEEAGPENLFVNYLSRIHREEDLSFILKGLAQLLNNPLIQTYLPRSTKKIQFHQELFILFWKFCDFNKSSDVLEMLVPILFYLNDARADQSRVGLMHIGVFILLLLSGERNFGVRLNKPYTLRVPMDMPVFTGTHADLLIVIFHKIITCGHQRLHPLFDCLLTIIVNISPYLKSLSMVAANKLLHLLEAFSTPWFLLSAPQNHHLVFFLLEVFNNIIQYQFDGNSNLVYAIIRKRNVFHQLANLPTDRTSIQKALQKKKSGISRINSTDNVSMEGARPAVPAEPGTLKATLEATPGIDKITEKSQVSEDGTMVAVPRSQSPQTPADSSAIAAASDTESNSERDHEAYFTPSETSRSRLSSVSSTAAWSANPDWMLSWKAKLPLQTIMRLLQVLVPQVEKICIDKGLTDESEILKFLQHGTLVGLLPVPHPILIRKYQANAGTAMWFRTYMWGVIYLRNVDPPIWYDTDIRLFEIQRI
- the hid1b gene encoding protein HID1b isoform X2 yields the protein MGNADTKLHFRKAVIQLTTKTQPVEATDDVFWDQFWVDSSIAVQDIFALVPAAEIRAVREESPSNLATLCYKAVERLVQCADSGCPSEKERQIVVNCTRLLTRILPYIFEDADWRGFFWSTIPGASRSGCLDEDVDENEARPLAESLLLAIADLLFCPDFTIQSHKKSSPDTAEDMRSMDSCEYIWEAGVGFAQSPPPNYIHDLNRTELLKLLLTCFSEAMYLPPSTDSRVPNPWVSFFCSSENRHALPLFTSLLNVVCAYDPVGYGIPYNHLLFSDYREQLVELAVQILIVTLEHEAGTAASAALRALDATTSLSAEEGPEEAGPENLFVNYLSRIHREEDLSFILKGLAQLLNNPLIQTYLPRSTKKIQFHQELFILFWKFCDFNKKFLFFVLKSSDVLEMLVPILFYLNDARADQSRVGLMHIGVFILLLLSGERNFGVRLNKPYTLRVPMDMPVFTGTHADLLIVIFHKIITCGHQRLHPLFDCLLTIIVNISPYLKSLSMVAANKLLHLLEAFSTPWFLLSAPQNHHLVFFLLEVFNNIIQYQFDGNSNLVYAIIRKRNVFHQLANLPTDRTSIQKALQKKKSGISRINSTDNVSMEGARPAVPAEPGTLKATLEATPGIDKITEKSQVSEDGTMVAVPRSQSPQTPADSSAIAAASDTESNSERDHEAYFTPSETSRSRLSSVSSTAAWSANPDWMLSWKAKLPLQTIMRLLQVLVPQVEKICIDKGLTDESEILKFLQHGTLVGLLPVPHPILIRKYQANAGTAMWFRTYMWGVIYLRNVDPPIWYDTDIRLFEIQRI